In uncultured Methanobrevibacter sp., a single genomic region encodes these proteins:
- the glnA gene encoding type I glutamate--ammonia ligase, which yields MSDIPEEKIQLIKEKMKEDNIKFIRLQFVDINGTVKNIVIPFNGEDMSELFNEGMLFDGSSIAGFVGVNDSDLVLKPDINTYSRLSWRPEESATCRFICDIWTADKKPFAGDPRGVLKKSLAHIAKRGLQYNIGPEPEFFIVDIDENGYPMPYDDAGYFDVEPLDKGPDFRRELTLNLEDLDFEVEASHHEVAPGQNEIAFKFKDALKTADAVITFKQAIKAIVDNMATFDQMDYRVTFMPKPFFGVSGSGMHCHQSVFKGDKNLFSDPDSETGLSKDALYFMGGLLKHAPAITAITNPIVNSYKRLVPGFEAPVYRAYGLRNRSALIRVPAARGKATRIEYRSPDPACNPYLAFAVMLEAGVDGIVNKIDPGEPVEDDIYKMTQEEREARGIKVLPTSLWEAYHSLEEDPMILNALGPHVSEKFLELKYQEWDEYRVQVFGYEQRKYLDI from the coding sequence ATGAGCGATATTCCAGAAGAAAAAATACAACTCATAAAAGAAAAAATGAAAGAGGATAATATCAAATTTATCCGTTTACAATTTGTTGATATCAACGGAACTGTAAAAAACATTGTCATTCCTTTCAATGGCGAAGACATGTCTGAATTATTTAATGAAGGAATGTTATTTGACGGATCATCCATTGCAGGATTTGTTGGTGTAAATGATAGTGACCTTGTCTTAAAACCAGATATTAATACCTATTCCAGACTGTCATGGAGACCTGAAGAATCCGCAACATGCAGATTTATCTGTGACATATGGACTGCTGATAAAAAACCTTTTGCAGGAGACCCAAGAGGAGTACTCAAAAAATCCCTTGCACACATTGCTAAAAGAGGCTTGCAATACAACATCGGCCCAGAACCTGAATTCTTTATTGTAGACATTGATGAAAACGGATATCCTATGCCCTACGATGATGCAGGATACTTTGATGTTGAACCTTTAGACAAAGGCCCTGACTTTAGAAGAGAGCTAACCTTAAACCTGGAAGACCTTGACTTTGAAGTTGAAGCTTCCCACCACGAAGTGGCACCTGGACAAAACGAAATAGCATTCAAATTTAAAGACGCTCTTAAAACCGCTGATGCAGTAATCACATTTAAACAGGCTATCAAAGCTATCGTAGACAATATGGCTACTTTTGATCAGATGGATTACAGAGTAACATTCATGCCTAAACCGTTCTTTGGAGTGAGCGGAAGTGGAATGCACTGTCACCAGTCAGTCTTTAAAGGAGATAAAAACCTCTTTTCAGATCCTGATTCAGAAACAGGCCTTTCCAAAGACGCACTTTACTTTATGGGAGGATTGCTTAAACATGCTCCTGCAATTACCGCAATTACAAACCCTATTGTTAACTCATACAAACGTTTAGTGCCTGGTTTTGAAGCTCCAGTATACAGAGCATACGGTCTTAGAAACAGATCCGCATTAATCAGAGTACCGGCAGCACGTGGAAAAGCTACACGTATCGAATACAGATCACCTGACCCTGCATGTAACCCTTACCTTGCATTTGCAGTAATGCTTGAAGCAGGAGTAGACGGAATTGTAAATAAAATTGACCCAGGTGAACCTGTAGAAGATGACATCTACAAAATGACACAGGAAGAAAGAGAAGCAAGAGGCATTAAAGTATTACCAACCAGTTTATGGGAAGCATACCACTCATTAGAGGAAGACCCAATGATACTTAATGCCCTGGGACCTCATGTCAGCGAAAAATTCCTGGAACTCAAATACCAAGAATGGGACGAATACCGTGTTCAGGTATTCGGATACGAACAAAGAAAATATTTAGATATCTAA
- a CDS encoding DUF2097 domain-containing protein: protein MVEEVQMTLEEAIEYVRNNVKVRDILEISYNRIFAPGEVLGITEEDEVTGEGLRVGLQLTGEILNQSIEVDFNEIGEDLIEMRHIHDDKELIIEVL from the coding sequence ATGGTAGAAGAAGTTCAAATGACCTTGGAAGAAGCTATTGAATATGTTAGAAACAATGTTAAAGTTAGAGATATTTTAGAAATTTCTTACAATCGTATTTTTGCTCCTGGTGAAGTTTTAGGTATTACAGAAGAAGACGAAGTAACAGGAGAAGGTCTTAGAGTCGGTTTACAACTGACTGGTGAAATATTAAATCAATCCATTGAAGTTGATTTCAACGAAATTGGTGAAGATTTAATTGAAATGCGCCACATTCATGATGATAAGGAACTTATCATTGAAGTACTTTAA
- a CDS encoding DUF128 domain-containing protein produces MSETEHKMIEILRILTQHDKPIGSKLIADELKNKGFNLGERAVRYHMQILDEKGYTERIGYAGRQITELGREKLEKGLIYDQVDFIHSKFEEMIYLTDFNYMTQTGNVVVNTSTIYNEESINIMKEIFESGLSVSPYINLNKVKNSDEIEVTTICGTTIDGILLNEGIPSQLKYGGLLKIENSQPIKFTELISYKKTSITPLDAFSMASQTSVLDVVTKGNGTIPANFRLIPSIGRKKAVSIIDKLKNIGINGIISISHDGEDILGLPVPNGMVGIAIVGGITPFCAIKELGEPIDIKIAEEIMDFKTLHPITSKIEPILKHPQSNNQPKIPFLLPKSWNLIQQVNFDVEKRKGDIIANVSYISKDNLDKSMRIMEETYNSDPKYINPYYKLIDHPTDDEKIGIATICSLSIDGLLINNGIMCNPIYGGLLELTEPPLFIDLISYSGTTLDPHKIFISKNKTTVYKNQGAKKILASFKEIPYVSREYAVYLLDILKNTGFSIYKIGKPREVTYNAKADNYNFGVVAGSGLNTIAAIKENGIAIQVKAIEKLIPFEKMDRL; encoded by the coding sequence ATGTCAGAAACAGAACATAAAATGATTGAGATATTACGCATTTTGACTCAGCACGATAAACCTATCGGGTCTAAATTAATTGCTGACGAACTAAAAAACAAAGGATTTAATTTAGGCGAGCGTGCCGTAAGATATCATATGCAGATATTAGATGAAAAAGGCTATACTGAAAGAATCGGGTATGCCGGAAGGCAGATTACCGAATTGGGTCGTGAGAAATTAGAAAAGGGTCTGATATATGACCAGGTCGATTTCATTCATTCAAAATTTGAAGAAATGATTTATTTAACTGACTTCAACTATATGACACAAACCGGAAATGTTGTAGTCAACACTTCAACCATTTATAATGAAGAATCCATCAATATAATGAAAGAAATTTTTGAAAGTGGTCTTTCTGTTAGCCCTTACATCAATTTAAATAAAGTTAAAAATTCAGATGAAATTGAAGTAACAACAATATGCGGAACAACTATAGACGGAATACTGCTCAACGAAGGAATTCCTTCACAGCTTAAATACGGAGGACTTCTTAAAATTGAAAATTCACAACCCATCAAATTTACAGAATTAATATCATACAAAAAGACATCCATAACACCTTTGGACGCATTTTCAATGGCTTCACAGACATCAGTTCTTGATGTAGTTACAAAAGGAAACGGAACCATTCCTGCAAACTTCAGATTGATTCCAAGTATAGGGCGAAAAAAGGCAGTTTCAATAATTGATAAACTGAAAAATATTGGAATAAATGGAATTATAAGCATTTCACATGACGGAGAAGACATTCTGGGTCTGCCCGTACCAAACGGAATGGTTGGAATAGCAATCGTAGGCGGAATAACACCTTTCTGTGCAATCAAAGAGTTGGGAGAACCGATTGACATAAAAATAGCCGAAGAGATAATGGACTTCAAAACATTACATCCAATTACAAGCAAAATAGAACCTATATTGAAACATCCTCAAAGCAACAACCAGCCAAAAATTCCATTTTTGCTTCCGAAATCATGGAATTTAATCCAGCAGGTTAATTTTGATGTTGAAAAAAGAAAAGGAGACATTATTGCAAATGTTTCTTATATTAGCAAAGACAATTTGGATAAATCAATGAGAATAATGGAGGAAACATACAATTCCGATCCTAAATACATTAATCCTTATTATAAACTTATTGACCATCCTACAGATGATGAAAAAATAGGAATAGCTACCATCTGCAGTTTAAGTATAGACGGACTTTTAATAAACAATGGAATAATGTGCAATCCGATTTATGGAGGATTGCTTGAGCTTACAGAACCGCCTCTCTTCATTGACCTAATATCATATAGCGGAACAACCCTTGACCCTCATAAGATATTCATATCAAAAAACAAGACTACAGTATATAAAAATCAGGGTGCTAAAAAGATATTAGCCAGTTTCAAAGAAATTCCTTATGTTTCCCGCGAATATGCAGTTTATCTATTGGACATATTGAAAAACACAGGATTTTCAATTTATAAAATAGGAAAACCACGAGAAGTAACCTACAATGCAAAAGCAGATAATTATAATTTCGGTGTTGTAGCCGGAAGTGGACTCAATACAATAGCTGCAATAAAGGAAAATGGAATAGCCATTCAAGTAAAGGCTATTGAAAAATTAATACCTTTTGAAAAAATGGATAGACTGTAA
- a CDS encoding HesA/MoeB/ThiF family protein, with product MEDDNRYWQIMTRQMPIVNKEEQEKFKNAKITVIGCGGIGGQTIEMLARLGVGELILVDEDVFDWTNLNRQTLASTAEIGCKKSDVAKQKVELINPYVKVKSYNQHVDSSNIDEIIKDADIVIDALDNVLTRVIVSRKTREYKIPYIHGAIHGTLGQITVFLANTKSYEEMFNLPSLGKELNNDVTECLKNITSGTPPALGPTPNLIGCLEAMEAFKIVTGLGKVTVAPKILTFDLMDFNSFKIEEI from the coding sequence ATGGAAGATGATAACAGATATTGGCAAATCATGACCCGCCAGATGCCAATTGTAAATAAAGAAGAGCAAGAAAAATTCAAGAATGCAAAAATCACTGTCATCGGATGCGGAGGAATTGGAGGTCAGACCATCGAAATGCTGGCAAGATTAGGTGTTGGCGAGCTGATTTTAGTTGATGAAGATGTATTTGACTGGACAAACTTAAACAGACAAACACTTGCAAGTACTGCCGAAATCGGATGCAAAAAAAGTGATGTTGCAAAACAAAAAGTCGAACTGATAAATCCCTATGTTAAAGTTAAAAGTTACAACCAGCATGTCGACAGCTCAAACATCGATGAAATCATCAAAGACGCAGACATTGTCATTGATGCGCTTGATAATGTCCTCACACGAGTAATTGTTTCAAGAAAGACAAGAGAATATAAAATTCCATACATTCACGGAGCAATTCATGGAACATTAGGCCAGATTACAGTATTTTTAGCAAATACAAAAAGTTATGAAGAAATGTTCAACCTGCCATCCCTGGGAAAGGAATTGAATAATGATGTGACTGAATGTTTAAAAAATATTACATCAGGAACCCCTCCGGCTCTCGGACCTACACCCAATCTGATAGGCTGTCTTGAAGCTATGGAAGCCTTTAAAATAGTAACCGGCCTTGGAAAAGTTACAGTTGCACCAAAAATATTGACATTTGATTTAATGGATTTCAATTCTTTTAAAATAGAAGAAATCTAA
- a CDS encoding formylmethanofuran dehydrogenase subunit C produces MIIVKTITFDQIKTSSIALEFDELIPDEIYSWTEADFAKYQVPIGNSRFPLTDFFTVTVEGEANGPDEVEMILNGDLNRVKYIGCKMSGGNIVCNSSVDLHVGAEMSGGSILVKGNAAAHAGREMSGGYLEIEGNTKEFTGASYIGEWRGMTGGQIVVGGNAGKQCGECLTGGKIHVKGNCDILAGIHMTKGTIEIDGDVNRWPGGQMKNGNIVIHGFLGRLLEGFVLNGIVVDPEVDGVTFEGKYIHYTGDIGLNGKGNLYLGAEANKDKLATYGELDDEYTSIREYRNL; encoded by the coding sequence GTGATTATTGTGAAAACAATTACATTTGATCAAATCAAAACTTCTTCAATCGCTTTAGAATTCGATGAATTAATTCCAGATGAAATTTATTCATGGACCGAAGCAGATTTCGCTAAATATCAAGTCCCAATTGGAAACTCAAGATTCCCACTTACTGACTTCTTCACAGTAACTGTTGAAGGAGAAGCTAACGGACCTGATGAAGTTGAAATGATTTTAAACGGAGATTTAAACAGAGTAAAATACATCGGTTGTAAAATGAGCGGTGGAAACATCGTATGTAACAGCAGTGTAGATTTACACGTTGGAGCTGAAATGTCTGGTGGATCCATTCTCGTTAAAGGTAACGCAGCAGCTCACGCAGGAAGAGAAATGTCCGGAGGATACCTTGAAATTGAAGGAAACACCAAAGAATTTACTGGTGCTTCTTACATTGGTGAATGGAGAGGTATGACCGGTGGACAAATCGTTGTTGGCGGTAATGCTGGAAAACAATGTGGTGAATGTTTAACTGGTGGTAAAATTCATGTTAAAGGTAACTGTGATATCTTAGCCGGTATTCACATGACCAAAGGTACCATCGAAATTGACGGTGACGTAAACCGTTGGCCTGGTGGACAAATGAAAAACGGTAACATTGTTATCCACGGATTCCTTGGAAGATTACTCGAAGGATTCGTCCTCAACGGAATTGTTGTAGACCCTGAAGTAGATGGTGTTACTTTCGAAGGTAAATATATTCACTACACTGGAGATATTGGTCTCAACGGTAAAGGTAACCTTTACTTAGGTGCTGAAGCTAATAAAGATAAATTAGCTACTTACGGTGAATTAGACGACGAATATACTTCAATCAGAGAATACAGGAATTTATAA
- a CDS encoding DUF2097 domain-containing protein has translation MKDLELTTEEAVKYLKENVKIHDNIEISYNRIFAEGEVLNVDFSEYFGEPGFRLLVSLDESDLGATVEIDVYEVEEDIIEFVHYPKNDEAVDVTVI, from the coding sequence ATGAAAGATTTGGAATTAACAACAGAAGAAGCAGTAAAATACTTAAAAGAAAATGTGAAAATTCATGATAACATTGAGATTTCATACAACCGAATATTCGCAGAAGGAGAAGTTTTAAACGTTGATTTTTCTGAATATTTCGGTGAACCGGGCTTCAGGTTACTTGTTTCTCTTGATGAAAGCGACCTTGGAGCTACAGTTGAAATAGATGTATATGAAGTAGAAGAGGATATTATAGAATTTGTTCACTATCCTAAAAATGATGAAGCTGTGGATGTTACTGTAATTTAG